TGTTCGGTCTTCTCCTGGTCGAGCCGGAGCGCCTCGGTGGCTTCGACTTCGTCGGCCTGCTGTCGGACTGATTCCTGAGTGCTCATTGCACTCGTTCGTTGGGCCTCCAACCACTTATCCGTTTTCGCTGTGAGCCGTTCACACGGCTTCAAACGCCCGAAATCGGGAGATAACGGCTCTGAGCGAAGCATTCAGATCGGCCGATATCGTCGTCGTGAGCAGAGGAGAGGGGTCGCCCATGATGTTGGTGATTTTATATTATCTGCCGTCGTGAACGAAGCATGGATTCCGTAGCGCTGCAACAGGGGATACCGACCAGTGGAAGTGAGATCATCGCGAGATACGGCGACGCCCTCGTCGCGTTCGCCGTGACGGTCCTCGTCTTCGTCGTCGCGTTCGTCGTCATCTACCTCGTCGGCCGGTCGGTGCTGGTCAGGGTGACGAAGCGGGCACTCGGCGCGCGGGAGTTCTCGCCCGCCATCGTGAGCCTCGGATCGAGTCTCGCGGGCCTGTTCGCGCTGTTCGGCGCGTTCGCGCTCGGGGCCACCATCGCGGGGTTCGGCGCCATCCTCACCGCCTTCGCCACCCTGACCGGCGCCCTCGCGCTCGCGGTTGGCTTCGCCGCACAGGACCTCATCGCCAACTTCGTCGCCGGCGTGTTCATCATCAAGGACGAGCCGTTCGAGGTGGGCGACTACATCGAGTGGAGCGGCAACGGCGGCATCGTCCGCGAAATCCAGCTTCGCGTCACGAAACTCGACACCTTCGGGAACGAACAGCTCACCGTCCCCAACCGTGATCTGGGGAGCGCGGTGGTGAAGAACCCGGTCGCCAACGAGACGCTCCGGGTCGACTGCGACTTCGGCATCGAGTACGACGCCGACATCGAGGACGCCCGGCGCTGCATCGTCGAGGAGGGCGCGGCCGTCGACGGCGTGTTGGCCGACCCCGAACCGTCCGCGCCGGTGACGGCGCTCGGCGACTCCGCCGTCGTCCTCAACGGCCGAGTCTGGATCGACCCCCGGGAGACGAGCGCCGGCGGCACACGGGCGGCGTTCGTCGAGGCCGTCAAGACCCGATTCGACGCGGAGGGGATCGGGATGCCGTACCCGCACACCGAACTCGTCGGGACGATTGGCGTCGAGTCGTCCGGTGCGGTGCCGGCCGAC
This window of the Haloplanus rubicundus genome carries:
- a CDS encoding mechanosensitive ion channel family protein, which encodes MDSVALQQGIPTSGSEIIARYGDALVAFAVTVLVFVVAFVVIYLVGRSVLVRVTKRALGAREFSPAIVSLGSSLAGLFALFGAFALGATIAGFGAILTAFATLTGALALAVGFAAQDLIANFVAGVFIIKDEPFEVGDYIEWSGNGGIVREIQLRVTKLDTFGNEQLTVPNRDLGSAVVKNPVANETLRVDCDFGIEYDADIEDARRCIVEEGAAVDGVLADPEPSAPVTALGDSAVVLNGRVWIDPRETSAGGTRAAFVEAVKTRFDAEGIGMPYPHTELVGTIGVESSGAVPADD